A window from Halomicrobium urmianum encodes these proteins:
- a CDS encoding carbohydrate ABC transporter permease: protein MSAETQRRESGRSGPIVALTRWMENLSDTAYAYLLLLPVFFLLGTIAIYPLLRTFEMSLFAQTFTGLGDFVGLDNYINLFTGGMERYLPGEPTFLPKAFSVSGLLTSALTVTVIFALISVFFETLIGLGQALILDQDFYGRRWMRAAIIIPWAVPIVIQGMIFYLMFHPSVGFLTPPLADLGLLAPTNTLNDTASATFVVIVADIWKTSAFMALLILAGLQSINRDLYNVAKVAGASKWQQFKYITFPLILPTVGVAVLFRAVGALRIYGLIDIVSSCTVVPSLSCMVVTSFFNGFNAAAATIAFTTAAIIGTIVMALIIWQGEDAI, encoded by the coding sequence ATGAGTGCCGAGACACAGCGGCGAGAATCCGGGCGGTCGGGGCCGATCGTGGCGCTGACCCGGTGGATGGAGAATCTAAGCGACACCGCGTACGCGTACCTGCTGCTACTGCCGGTGTTCTTCCTCCTCGGGACCATCGCCATCTACCCGCTGCTGCGGACGTTCGAGATGTCACTGTTCGCGCAGACGTTCACCGGCCTCGGCGACTTCGTCGGACTGGACAACTACATCAACCTGTTCACCGGCGGCATGGAACGGTACCTGCCGGGCGAGCCGACGTTCCTGCCGAAGGCCTTCAGCGTCAGCGGACTGCTGACGAGCGCGCTGACCGTCACGGTCATCTTCGCCCTCATCAGCGTGTTCTTCGAGACCCTGATCGGGCTCGGACAGGCGCTGATCCTCGACCAGGACTTCTACGGTCGCCGCTGGATGCGGGCCGCGATCATCATCCCGTGGGCCGTTCCCATCGTCATCCAGGGGATGATCTTCTACCTGATGTTCCACCCGAGCGTCGGGTTCCTCACCCCGCCGCTGGCGGACCTGGGGCTCCTGGCGCCGACGAACACGCTCAACGACACGGCCAGCGCGACGTTCGTCGTCATCGTGGCCGACATCTGGAAGACCTCGGCGTTCATGGCGCTGCTGATCCTCGCCGGGCTCCAGAGCATCAATCGCGACCTCTACAACGTCGCGAAGGTCGCCGGAGCGAGCAAGTGGCAGCAGTTCAAGTACATCACGTTCCCGCTGATCCTGCCGACGGTCGGCGTCGCGGTGCTGTTCCGGGCCGTCGGGGCGCTGCGAATCTACGGCCTCATCGACATCGTGTCGAGCTGTACCGTCGTGCCGTCGCTGTCCTGTATGGTCGTGACGTCCTTTTTCAACGGCTTCAACGCGGCCGCCGCGACGATCGCGTTCACGACCGCGGCGATCATCGGGACCATCGTGATGGCACTGATCATCTGGCAGGGGGAGGACGCGATCTGA
- a CDS encoding Gfo/Idh/MocA family protein, translating to MTAIEDLRLGFIGLGNIAHFHADAVREVGAIVAAGTDIEEAARRTFAEEYGAETFADPQKMFETVDAVIVSTPNRFHEEYVVASLEAGVDVLVEKPLAHTLESAERVVETAEESDAFCMVGFHNRFRDPVKVLNQYRLDGDMGEVNHIEANYVRRRGVPGRGSWFTRKEVSGGGSVIDIGTHALDLGLHLMGFPEVHEVSAQTRSQFGTEEDYTYIDMWGEDQGSGAFDVDDSATAFVRCEGGKTLSLEVAWATNRHPTQEIVIRGTGAGAHLDMATDSLEVLETTPQGASHHRDIEIETAGDEPHAVEEEYFLEHVARDEHPEMNTVEEAFVVQKIMDAIYRSSERGEAVTVR from the coding sequence ATGACGGCCATCGAAGACTTGCGCCTTGGGTTCATCGGCCTCGGGAACATCGCTCACTTCCACGCGGACGCGGTTCGCGAGGTCGGCGCCATCGTCGCGGCCGGGACCGACATCGAGGAGGCGGCGCGCCGAACGTTCGCCGAGGAGTACGGGGCGGAGACGTTCGCCGATCCCCAGAAGATGTTCGAGACGGTGGACGCCGTCATCGTCTCGACGCCGAACCGCTTCCACGAGGAGTACGTCGTAGCCAGCCTCGAGGCGGGCGTCGACGTGCTCGTCGAGAAGCCGCTGGCGCACACGCTGGAGAGCGCCGAGCGGGTCGTGGAGACGGCCGAGGAGTCAGACGCCTTCTGCATGGTCGGCTTCCACAACCGCTTCCGGGACCCCGTCAAGGTCCTCAACCAGTACCGCCTCGACGGCGACATGGGCGAGGTCAACCACATCGAGGCGAACTACGTCCGCCGCCGCGGCGTCCCGGGGCGGGGCAGCTGGTTCACCCGCAAGGAGGTCTCCGGCGGCGGCTCCGTCATCGACATCGGGACCCACGCGCTCGACCTCGGCCTGCACCTCATGGGCTTCCCCGAGGTCCACGAAGTCTCCGCCCAGACGCGTTCGCAGTTCGGCACCGAGGAGGACTACACCTACATCGACATGTGGGGCGAGGACCAGGGCTCGGGCGCCTTCGACGTCGACGACTCCGCGACGGCCTTCGTCCGCTGCGAGGGCGGCAAGACCCTCTCGCTGGAGGTCGCCTGGGCGACGAACCGACACCCCACCCAGGAGATCGTGATCCGGGGCACCGGCGCGGGCGCGCACCTCGATATGGCCACCGACTCCCTGGAGGTCCTGGAGACGACGCCGCAGGGCGCGTCCCACCACCGGGACATCGAGATCGAGACGGCCGGCGACGAACCCCACGCCGTCGAGGAGGAGTATTTCCTCGAACACGTCGCCCGGGACGAACACCCCGAGATGAACACCGTCGAGGAGGCGTTCGTCGTCCAGAAGATCATGGACGCCATCTACCGGTCCAGCGAGCGCGGCGAAGCCGTCACCGTTCGCTGA
- the trmB gene encoding HTH-type sugar sensing transcriptional regulator TrmB: MPGDDLRDAIERVITVFDLGEYEVTAYLAVLEHGELTASELADRTDIPQPRVYDTVRSLSDVGLVELKDTRPMKVLAIDPRDAFEGVQQSLDDLVDDLSQRYTEPTRKPEAVSLVKSKPTILRYLEDVIGAAEYELMLSLTPRLLERYADTLAERQSDGVAIEVVVSPAEEAPDPDSFDYHSVASTVKGRRGITTPIIAVADGSYSLYASRESVQGSNDRYGVIFNRSELGFLISGFLNTVIWTTAEVITADGEHLPFPRKYGTIRRAISDIQSLEGDFYATVEGRDVESGEHWVLEGRIGEVEFGTNREVATMTVETDDGEVAVGDRVAAYEDIEAFEIAVGRDSPPGL; encoded by the coding sequence ATGCCAGGCGACGACCTCCGGGACGCCATCGAGCGGGTGATCACCGTCTTCGACCTCGGGGAGTACGAGGTCACGGCGTACCTGGCGGTCCTGGAACACGGCGAACTGACCGCATCGGAACTGGCCGACCGCACGGACATCCCTCAGCCACGGGTCTACGACACCGTCCGGAGCCTCAGCGACGTCGGCCTCGTCGAACTGAAGGACACCCGGCCCATGAAGGTGCTCGCGATCGACCCGCGAGACGCCTTCGAGGGAGTACAGCAGTCGCTCGACGACCTCGTCGACGACCTCTCCCAGCGCTACACCGAGCCAACGCGCAAGCCCGAGGCCGTGTCGCTGGTCAAGTCCAAGCCGACCATCCTCCGGTACCTCGAGGACGTCATCGGAGCCGCCGAGTACGAACTGATGCTCTCGCTGACGCCGCGCCTGCTGGAGCGATACGCGGACACGCTCGCCGAGCGCCAGTCCGATGGCGTGGCCATCGAGGTGGTTGTCTCGCCCGCGGAGGAGGCGCCCGATCCCGACTCGTTCGACTACCACTCGGTCGCCTCGACCGTCAAGGGACGTCGCGGTATCACGACGCCGATCATCGCGGTGGCCGACGGGAGCTACTCGCTGTACGCCAGCCGCGAGAGCGTCCAGGGGAGCAACGACCGCTACGGCGTCATCTTCAACCGCTCCGAACTCGGCTTTCTGATCTCCGGGTTCCTCAACACGGTCATCTGGACCACCGCGGAGGTCATCACCGCCGACGGCGAGCACCTGCCCTTCCCGCGGAAGTACGGTACCATCCGCCGGGCCATCTCCGACATCCAGTCCCTGGAGGGCGACTTCTACGCCACCGTCGAGGGCCGGGACGTCGAGTCGGGCGAGCACTGGGTCCTCGAGGGGCGGATCGGCGAGGTGGAGTTCGGCACCAACCGCGAGGTCGCGACGATGACCGTCGAGACCGACGACGGGGAGGTCGCTGTCGGCGACCGGGTTGCCGCCTACGAGGACATCGAGGCCTTCGAGATAGCCGTCGGACGGGACTCGCCGCCGGGGCTGTGA
- a CDS encoding carbohydrate ABC transporter permease: MATDIDTDEPQGPLNRWTQRAIDNPDRVYRALFYTAMLFFGVTTLFPFYWLLVLALTPNAQITGGGFIPEIDLFGADIPFPLPVPQGFNPEAFVAVFEQVPFHLYMLNSFTLAVSTTIIVLVVSSLAGYVFGRLDFPGRAILMLAILAISYFPPAAFVVPLYDVFSGGAVTIPFTDVPLFTSIEVLNTPGAMVMPFSALFMPLSIFILTTFYAQIPDGLEDAARVEGTTRLGALFRVIMPLSAPGVASAAVLTFIAVYNEYFFSSIMATSPQPGNWSPIVGGILRYQTQYTTSFNLMAAASIVGVLPVVILVVVAQERIVSGLTAGALKE, encoded by the coding sequence ATGGCGACGGACATCGACACCGACGAACCGCAAGGACCGCTCAACAGGTGGACGCAGCGGGCCATCGACAACCCGGACCGCGTGTACCGCGCGCTGTTCTACACGGCGATGCTGTTCTTCGGCGTCACCACCCTGTTCCCGTTCTACTGGCTACTGGTGCTGGCGCTGACGCCGAACGCGCAGATCACCGGCGGCGGGTTCATCCCCGAGATCGACCTGTTCGGCGCGGACATCCCGTTCCCGCTGCCCGTGCCGCAGGGGTTCAACCCCGAGGCGTTCGTCGCCGTCTTCGAGCAGGTCCCCTTCCACCTGTACATGCTGAACAGCTTCACGCTGGCCGTCTCGACGACGATCATCGTGCTGGTGGTCTCCAGCCTCGCCGGCTACGTCTTCGGCCGGCTGGACTTCCCCGGTCGGGCGATCCTGATGCTCGCCATCCTGGCGATCAGCTACTTCCCGCCGGCGGCGTTCGTCGTCCCGCTGTACGACGTCTTCTCCGGCGGCGCGGTGACCATCCCCTTCACGGACGTCCCGCTGTTCACGTCGATCGAAGTACTGAACACGCCAGGCGCGATGGTGATGCCGTTCAGCGCGCTGTTCATGCCGCTCTCGATCTTCATCCTGACGACGTTCTACGCGCAGATCCCCGACGGCCTGGAGGACGCCGCCCGGGTCGAGGGGACGACGCGGCTCGGCGCGCTCTTCCGCGTGATCATGCCGCTGTCGGCCCCGGGCGTCGCCAGCGCCGCCGTGCTGACGTTCATCGCGGTGTACAACGAGTACTTCTTCAGCTCGATCATGGCGACCTCGCCGCAGCCAGGCAACTGGTCGCCAATCGTGGGCGGCATTCTCCGGTACCAGACCCAGTACACGACGTCGTTCAACCTGATGGCGGCGGCGAGCATCGTCGGCGTCCTGCCCGTCGTCATCCTGGTGGTCGTCGCGCAGGAGCGCATCGTCAGCGGACTGACAGCAGGAGCACTCAAGGAATAA
- the gfcR gene encoding transcriptional regulator GfcR has product MKNIDDLIESATELAERGLSKGEIADELNVSRETASWLVQQGGAEQEPSIDAASGPHDIHVDWSAVGRDSARLSYLGKAMADLLSKQGEDVDLTIGVEKAGAPLATTVARELETDLGTYAPSKHQWDDERDEGLDGSFSRNFAQIRGRNCYVVDDTITSGTTMTETIQAIRDQGGTPVACVVMADKRGLGDIEGVPVYSLMQVIRVGSESPEE; this is encoded by the coding sequence ATGAAAAACATCGACGACCTCATCGAGAGCGCCACGGAACTGGCCGAGCGCGGTCTCTCGAAGGGCGAGATCGCCGACGAGCTGAACGTCTCCCGCGAGACGGCGAGCTGGCTCGTCCAGCAGGGCGGCGCCGAGCAGGAGCCGTCCATCGACGCCGCCAGCGGACCCCACGACATCCACGTCGACTGGAGCGCCGTCGGCCGGGACAGCGCCCGCCTCTCCTACCTGGGCAAGGCGATGGCCGACCTCCTCTCGAAGCAGGGCGAAGACGTCGACCTCACCATCGGCGTCGAGAAGGCCGGCGCGCCGCTTGCGACGACCGTCGCGCGCGAACTCGAGACCGATCTGGGCACCTACGCCCCCAGCAAGCACCAGTGGGACGACGAACGCGACGAGGGTCTCGACGGCTCGTTCTCGCGCAACTTCGCCCAGATCCGGGGCCGCAACTGCTACGTCGTCGACGACACCATCACCAGCGGCACCACGATGACGGAGACGATCCAGGCCATCCGCGACCAGGGCGGCACCCCCGTCGCCTGCGTCGTCATGGCCGACAAGCGCGGCCTCGGCGACATCGAGGGCGTCCCCGTCTACTCGCTGATGCAGGTCATCCGCGTCGGCAGCGAGAGCCCCGAGGAGTAG
- a CDS encoding extracellular solute-binding protein: MSSNGSDDDRERGSVSRRRFVSAAGASGVAAGLAGCAEFIGGGGDGGDGGNGGDGGQNGTTTGDAGGGETTTVRWGIGPTAVETAGEEMKTALHEAGGLSDDIEIEWVPSAQDTGEVRTNYNRILDSGQAEPDILQMDNGWVNVFIQRGLIQNLSETLSDDTLSTIDEEYFTGFTDTARDPESGDLYGVPLFPDFPTMQYRKDLVEEAGYDPEGENWATEPMTWEEWSHIAADVYDNADVDYGFTTQWDIYEGTACCTFNEVLSSWGGAYFGGRENLFGPIGERPITVDEPEVVSSLNMMRKFVHDEDFGGEFENYAGGFTPTDVLGWIEETSRSPFAQGNAVFHRNWPYSLALTGRNPEETEDPALGEDLGAMPIPYAVPESEAAQPGTGGTTSALGGWHLTFNPNSNKLDVIEQVVQAVMSPDFALELFRLQGWLPPRPELFNSDEAQSVEPVGRYLETLQVAGENVMARPVTPVWSQESQAIAQQANRAVGQEVSSEQAMSALASDLENIEQG, from the coding sequence ATGTCTTCCAACGGCTCAGACGACGATAGAGAGCGTGGCAGCGTTTCGCGCCGCCGGTTCGTGTCCGCTGCGGGCGCCTCGGGTGTGGCCGCTGGACTGGCGGGCTGTGCCGAGTTCATCGGCGGTGGCGGCGACGGCGGCGATGGTGGCAATGGCGGCGACGGCGGACAGAACGGTACCACGACGGGCGACGCCGGCGGCGGCGAGACGACCACCGTTCGGTGGGGTATCGGTCCGACGGCAGTCGAGACGGCCGGCGAGGAGATGAAGACGGCACTCCACGAGGCCGGCGGTCTCAGCGACGACATCGAGATCGAGTGGGTGCCCAGCGCGCAGGACACCGGCGAGGTCCGGACGAACTACAACCGGATACTGGACTCCGGACAGGCGGAGCCGGACATCCTGCAGATGGACAACGGCTGGGTGAACGTGTTCATCCAGCGGGGCCTGATCCAGAACCTCTCGGAGACGCTGTCCGACGACACCCTCTCGACGATCGACGAGGAGTACTTCACCGGGTTCACCGACACGGCGCGGGATCCCGAATCCGGCGACCTGTACGGCGTCCCGCTGTTCCCGGACTTCCCGACGATGCAGTACCGCAAGGATCTCGTCGAGGAGGCCGGCTACGACCCCGAGGGCGAGAACTGGGCGACCGAGCCGATGACCTGGGAAGAGTGGTCGCACATCGCCGCCGACGTCTACGACAACGCGGACGTCGACTACGGGTTCACGACCCAGTGGGACATCTACGAGGGCACCGCCTGCTGTACCTTCAACGAGGTTCTGTCCTCGTGGGGCGGCGCCTACTTCGGCGGCCGCGAGAACCTCTTCGGCCCCATCGGCGAGCGTCCGATCACCGTCGACGAGCCGGAGGTGGTCAGCTCCCTCAACATGATGCGGAAGTTCGTCCACGACGAGGACTTCGGCGGGGAGTTCGAGAACTACGCCGGCGGGTTCACGCCGACGGACGTCCTCGGCTGGATCGAGGAGACGTCCCGGTCGCCGTTCGCACAGGGCAACGCCGTCTTCCACCGCAACTGGCCGTACTCGCTGGCGCTGACCGGCCGGAACCCGGAGGAGACCGAGGACCCCGCGCTCGGCGAGGACCTCGGTGCGATGCCGATTCCCTACGCCGTCCCCGAGAGCGAGGCGGCCCAGCCCGGCACCGGCGGCACCACGTCGGCACTGGGCGGCTGGCACCTGACGTTCAACCCCAACAGCAACAAGCTAGACGTGATCGAACAGGTCGTCCAGGCCGTCATGAGTCCGGACTTCGCGCTCGAACTGTTCCGGCTCCAGGGGTGGCTGCCGCCCCGGCCCGAACTGTTCAACTCCGACGAGGCCCAGAGCGTCGAACCCGTCGGTCGCTACCTGGAGACCCTGCAGGTGGCCGGCGAGAACGTGATGGCTCGCCCGGTCACGCCGGTCTGGAGCCAGGAATCGCAGGCCATCGCCCAGCAGGCCAACCGCGCCGTCGGACAGGAGGTGTCCTCCGAGCAGGCCATGTCGGCGCTCGCCTCGGACCTGGAGAACATCGAACAGGGCTGA
- a CDS encoding ABC transporter ATP-binding protein, with protein sequence MARVKLEHVTKRYDDGEGGVVAVDDMNLDIEDGEFVCLVGPSGCGKSTTMETIAGLTQPTEGTVYIGDRDVTRLPPKDRGVAMVFQNIALFPHMDVYDNVSFGLRLRDYPQDEIDRRVERAADIVQLEGMLDRMPDEMSGGQRQRVAIARAIVREPDVFLMDEPLANLDAKLRVHMRTELQRLHKELDTTIVYVTHDQAEAMTMSDRIAVIDSGELQQIDPPLVCYNEPANLFVAGFIGSPSMNFVEGTVDENGVETEHFHVEFDPATIDGLAVGDQVTMGVRPENVHPARETDEIAHPSAPIDARTDVLEPMGDEIFAYLLMGEGETSMAQETASSDQLLMSIEPDSPIQEDDDIQVVLDREKIHLFDAATGDALTHDLVSPTGGEPADTRAETDD encoded by the coding sequence ATGGCACGAGTCAAACTCGAACACGTCACGAAGCGCTACGACGACGGCGAAGGCGGCGTTGTCGCCGTCGACGACATGAACCTCGACATAGAGGACGGAGAGTTCGTCTGTCTGGTCGGCCCCTCGGGCTGCGGGAAGTCGACGACGATGGAGACCATCGCCGGTCTGACCCAGCCCACCGAGGGGACGGTCTACATCGGCGACAGGGACGTCACGAGGCTCCCGCCGAAGGACCGCGGGGTGGCGATGGTGTTCCAGAACATCGCCCTGTTCCCGCACATGGACGTCTACGACAACGTCAGCTTCGGCCTGCGGTTGCGAGACTACCCGCAGGACGAGATCGACCGCCGCGTCGAGCGGGCCGCGGACATCGTCCAGCTCGAGGGCATGCTCGACCGGATGCCCGACGAGATGTCCGGCGGCCAGCGCCAGCGCGTCGCCATCGCCCGCGCGATCGTCCGCGAGCCGGACGTCTTCCTGATGGACGAGCCGCTGGCCAACCTCGACGCGAAGCTGCGGGTCCACATGCGGACCGAACTCCAGCGCCTCCACAAGGAACTGGACACCACCATCGTCTACGTCACCCACGACCAGGCGGAGGCGATGACCATGTCCGATCGCATCGCCGTCATCGACTCGGGCGAACTCCAGCAGATCGACCCGCCGCTGGTCTGCTACAACGAGCCCGCGAACCTCTTCGTCGCCGGCTTCATCGGCTCACCGTCGATGAACTTCGTCGAAGGCACCGTCGACGAGAACGGCGTCGAGACCGAGCACTTCCACGTCGAGTTCGATCCCGCCACCATCGACGGCCTCGCCGTCGGCGACCAGGTGACGATGGGCGTCCGCCCCGAGAACGTCCACCCGGCGCGCGAGACGGACGAGATCGCGCACCCGTCGGCGCCGATCGACGCCAGGACGGACGTGCTGGAGCCGATGGGCGACGAGATCTTCGCCTACCTCCTGATGGGCGAGGGCGAGACCTCCATGGCCCAGGAGACGGCCTCCAGCGACCAGCTGCTGATGTCGATCGAGCCCGACTCGCCCATCCAGGAGGACGACGACATCCAGGTCGTCCTCGACCGGGAGAAGATCCACCTGTTCGACGCGGCGACCGGCGACGCGCTGACCCACGACCTCGTCTCGCCGACCGGCGGCGAGCCGGCGGACACGCGCGCGGAGACGGACGACTGA
- a CDS encoding glucose 1-dehydrogenase — protein sequence MKAVAIRRGSDEPELIEKPRPEPADGEALVRTLRVGVDGTDHEVLSGSHGGFPEDEDHMVLGHEAVGRVEDPNGTGLDEGQLVVPTVRRKPNGETNEYFRRGEPDMAPDGAYHERGIVGDHGYMSEYFTSPADFLIPIPEDLAEYGVFVEPLSNTEKALEHARASRSAFEWRPEAAAVLGNGPLGLLTLWQLTQEFDRTYCLGRRDRPDPTLEFIDEVGATYVDSRETPVDEIPDEHEALDFVYEATGYAPHAFQTIQALAPNGVGALLGIPDSWEFEVDGGQLHNDIVLHNKCILGSVNAGINHFDGAVDTVSAMPDDLLDHLITTVTDPEDVDPAFEDGDDQIKAVVEFESP from the coding sequence ATGAAAGCCGTTGCCATCCGTCGCGGGAGCGACGAACCGGAACTGATCGAAAAGCCCCGGCCGGAGCCGGCCGACGGGGAGGCGCTCGTCCGGACGCTCCGGGTCGGCGTCGACGGGACCGACCACGAGGTCCTCAGCGGGTCCCACGGCGGCTTCCCCGAGGACGAGGACCACATGGTCCTCGGCCACGAGGCCGTCGGCCGCGTCGAGGACCCCAACGGCACCGGGCTCGACGAGGGCCAGCTCGTCGTCCCGACCGTCCGCCGGAAGCCCAACGGCGAGACCAACGAGTACTTCCGCCGCGGCGAGCCGGACATGGCCCCCGACGGCGCCTACCACGAGCGGGGCATCGTCGGCGACCACGGCTACATGTCCGAGTACTTCACCAGCCCGGCTGACTTCCTGATTCCCATCCCCGAGGACCTGGCCGAGTACGGCGTCTTCGTCGAGCCGCTCTCGAACACCGAGAAGGCCCTCGAACACGCCCGCGCCTCCCGGTCCGCGTTCGAGTGGCGGCCCGAGGCCGCCGCCGTGCTGGGCAACGGTCCGCTGGGACTGCTGACGCTGTGGCAGCTCACACAGGAGTTCGACCGGACCTACTGCCTCGGCCGGCGCGACCGGCCCGACCCCACGCTGGAGTTCATCGACGAGGTCGGCGCGACCTACGTCGACTCGCGGGAGACGCCCGTCGACGAGATTCCCGACGAGCACGAGGCGCTGGACTTCGTCTACGAGGCCACGGGCTACGCGCCCCACGCGTTCCAGACCATCCAGGCGCTCGCGCCCAACGGCGTCGGCGCGCTGCTGGGCATCCCGGACTCGTGGGAGTTCGAGGTCGACGGCGGCCAGCTGCACAACGACATCGTCCTCCACAACAAGTGCATCCTCGGCTCGGTCAACGCCGGTATCAACCACTTCGACGGCGCCGTCGACACCGTCTCCGCGATGCCCGACGACCTCCTAGATCACCTGATCACGACCGTCACCGATCCCGAAGACGTCGACCCGGCCTTCGAGGACGGCGACGACCAGATCAAGGCCGTCGTCGAGTTCGAGTCGCCGTAG
- a CDS encoding TrmB family transcriptional regulator yields the protein MNDDELIAVLEDAGLSPYQAETYVTLLDLGNASATDVADACDVPDPRIYDVLRDLESKGYIETYQQDTLTARAHDPEEVLDDLRSRSNQYLTAAEAIEDRWNQPAMAEHEVSVVKRFDTVLSRARDVIEEAEHQVQLSVTADQFGLLADELEAARDRGVYVKLSLSTRDGRDALPGREELAATCTEARYRNVPSPFLAIADRAWTCFAPHEQSVNEYGVLVSDRAHAYVFHWFFQTCLWEIWETIYTERTADTPRTYVDLRACIRDVHPLLDDGATVRATVTGRDTETNAERTVSGEIIGIEYSGESTDDDTLPLAELSGRASITVDTGSGTVSAGGWGAVIEEIEATSIIVTDVE from the coding sequence ATGAACGACGACGAACTGATCGCGGTGCTGGAGGACGCCGGGCTCTCCCCCTACCAGGCCGAGACGTACGTCACGCTGCTGGACCTGGGGAACGCCTCGGCCACCGACGTCGCCGACGCCTGCGACGTCCCCGACCCGCGAATCTACGACGTCCTCCGGGACCTGGAGTCGAAGGGGTACATCGAGACCTACCAGCAGGACACCCTGACCGCCCGGGCCCACGACCCCGAGGAGGTGCTCGACGACCTCCGCTCGCGCTCGAACCAGTACCTGACCGCCGCGGAGGCCATCGAGGACCGGTGGAACCAGCCGGCGATGGCCGAGCACGAGGTCAGCGTCGTCAAGCGGTTCGACACGGTCCTCTCCCGCGCCCGGGACGTCATCGAGGAGGCGGAGCACCAGGTCCAGCTCAGCGTGACCGCAGACCAGTTCGGACTGCTGGCGGACGAACTGGAAGCCGCTCGGGACCGGGGCGTCTACGTCAAACTGAGCCTCTCCACGCGGGACGGCAGAGACGCCCTCCCCGGCAGAGAGGAACTGGCGGCGACCTGCACCGAGGCCCGGTACCGGAACGTCCCGTCACCGTTCCTCGCGATCGCCGACCGGGCCTGGACCTGTTTCGCCCCCCACGAGCAGTCCGTCAACGAGTACGGCGTCCTCGTCAGCGACCGGGCCCACGCGTACGTCTTCCACTGGTTCTTCCAGACCTGTCTCTGGGAGATCTGGGAGACGATCTACACGGAGCGGACAGCGGACACGCCGCGGACCTACGTGGACCTGCGGGCCTGCATTCGCGACGTTCACCCGCTGCTCGACGACGGGGCGACGGTCCGCGCGACCGTCACCGGCCGCGACACCGAGACGAACGCCGAGCGGACGGTCAGCGGGGAGATCATCGGGATCGAGTACTCGGGTGAGTCGACCGACGACGACACCCTCCCGCTGGCCGAACTGTCCGGCCGGGCGAGCATCACCGTCGACACCGGCTCGGGGACGGTGTCCGCCGGCGGCTGGGGAGCGGTCATCGAGGAGATCGAGGCCACGTCGATCATCGTCACTGACGTCGAGTGA
- a CDS encoding M24 family metallopeptidase encodes MAVTERLDEYLSENDLEAVWFARPNSFAWVTGGGDNVVDRAGDVGVAAAGYDGDGVTVVTDNIEAPRLRDEELPADATVEAVQWYEDGLAEAVERASPTPAAADFDVPGFESVDASALRQPLTDEQIEQYRSLSEDVAAAVESVARGCSADDTEREVAAELRRAIEAEGAGTPVVLVGSGERAQRYRHYTPTDVELGDYALLSVTADRDGLFASTTRTVAFDAPEWLAERTRDAMRVEATALAATREVGNEGGTAGDVFEAIQDAYADLGWEGEWRNHHQGGAAGFAGREWIATPDHGAPVELPMAYSWNPTVQGAKSEDLHLVTGDDVEPVTATGEWPTREVSAIGYDLTLERHAVLSR; translated from the coding sequence ATGGCAGTCACCGAGCGGCTAGACGAGTATCTCTCCGAGAACGACCTCGAAGCGGTCTGGTTCGCGCGGCCGAACTCCTTCGCCTGGGTGACGGGCGGGGGCGACAACGTCGTGGACCGGGCCGGCGACGTCGGCGTGGCGGCGGCGGGCTACGACGGCGACGGGGTCACTGTCGTGACGGACAACATCGAGGCGCCGCGGCTGCGCGACGAGGAGCTGCCGGCGGACGCCACCGTCGAGGCGGTCCAGTGGTACGAGGACGGACTAGCCGAGGCCGTCGAGCGGGCCAGTCCGACGCCGGCCGCGGCGGACTTCGACGTGCCGGGGTTCGAGTCGGTCGACGCATCGGCGCTGCGCCAGCCCCTGACCGACGAGCAGATCGAGCAGTACCGATCGCTCTCTGAGGACGTGGCGGCGGCGGTGGAGTCGGTCGCGCGCGGGTGCTCGGCCGACGACACCGAACGCGAGGTGGCGGCCGAACTACGCCGGGCCATCGAAGCGGAGGGAGCGGGTACGCCGGTCGTCCTCGTCGGGAGCGGCGAGCGCGCCCAGCGGTATCGCCACTACACGCCGACGGACGTCGAACTAGGCGACTACGCCCTGCTGTCGGTCACCGCGGACCGGGACGGCCTGTTCGCCAGCACGACCCGGACCGTCGCGTTCGACGCGCCGGAGTGGCTGGCTGAGCGGACCCGGGACGCGATGCGCGTCGAGGCGACGGCGCTGGCCGCGACGCGCGAGGTCGGCAACGAAGGCGGCACCGCCGGCGACGTGTTCGAGGCGATTCAGGACGCGTACGCCGACCTCGGCTGGGAGGGCGAGTGGCGCAACCACCATCAGGGCGGCGCGGCGGGCTTCGCCGGCCGGGAGTGGATCGCCACGCCCGACCACGGCGCGCCGGTGGAGCTACCGATGGCCTACTCGTGGAACCCGACGGTCCAGGGGGCCAAGAGCGAGGACCTCCACCTGGTCACGGGCGACGACGTGGAACCCGTGACCGCGACCGGCGAGTGGCCGACCCGCGAGGTCTCGGCGATCGGCTACGACCTGACGCTGGAACGGCACGCCGTGCTGTCGCGGTGA